Proteins from one Sphingomonas sp. HF-S4 genomic window:
- the fliI gene encoding flagellar protein export ATPase FliI, which produces MQTLASAARAIRTMVPDRRFGSVVAVRGALIEVEGLAGVAQIGSRVEIQGANGKVEAEVTALDRDVALCLPFTDPVGVGLGSRAELAAGQFSIRPSQAWLGRMIDGLGRPVDGQGPLPNGADPQPIKAAPPAASNRARVGHRIETGVRTLDMFVPLCIGQRLGLFAGSGVGKSVLLSMLARWTQCDVAVIGLIGERGREVQEFIEDDLGPEGMARSVVVVATSDEPALMRRQAAWTTLAVAEHFRDQGLNVLCLMDSVTRFAMAQREIGLASGEPPATKGYTPTVFAELPRLLERAGPGAPGKGMITGLFTVLVDGDDHNEPVADAVRGILDGHVVMRRAIAERGRYPAIDVLKSVSRTLPHCMDDQQNTTRLAARKLLSTYADMEEMVRLGAYKAGSSEEVDAAVALAPQIEKLINQGKHDPGNADIDFAALAEIVGTAAPLEEPLGIAA; this is translated from the coding sequence ATGCAGACTCTTGCCAGCGCCGCCCGCGCGATCCGCACGATGGTGCCCGATCGCCGCTTCGGCAGCGTCGTCGCGGTTCGCGGCGCGCTGATCGAAGTGGAGGGGCTGGCCGGCGTCGCGCAAATCGGCAGCCGCGTCGAGATCCAGGGCGCCAACGGCAAGGTCGAGGCCGAAGTGACCGCACTCGACCGGGACGTCGCATTGTGCCTGCCCTTCACCGACCCGGTTGGCGTCGGCCTTGGCTCGCGCGCCGAGCTCGCCGCAGGCCAGTTCAGCATTCGTCCCTCGCAAGCATGGCTCGGCCGGATGATCGATGGTCTCGGCCGCCCGGTCGACGGCCAAGGTCCGCTGCCCAACGGCGCCGATCCGCAGCCGATCAAGGCCGCGCCGCCCGCGGCTTCCAACCGCGCGCGCGTCGGCCACCGCATCGAGACCGGCGTCCGCACGCTCGACATGTTCGTGCCGCTCTGCATCGGCCAGCGCCTCGGGCTGTTCGCCGGCTCGGGCGTCGGCAAGTCGGTCCTCCTCTCGATGCTCGCGCGCTGGACCCAGTGCGACGTCGCGGTGATCGGCCTGATCGGCGAACGCGGCCGCGAGGTTCAGGAATTCATCGAGGACGATCTCGGCCCCGAAGGCATGGCCCGCTCGGTCGTCGTCGTCGCCACGTCCGACGAGCCCGCACTGATGCGCCGCCAGGCTGCCTGGACTACGCTCGCCGTCGCCGAGCATTTCCGCGACCAGGGCCTCAACGTGCTGTGCCTGATGGACTCGGTCACCCGCTTCGCGATGGCGCAGCGCGAGATCGGCCTCGCCTCGGGCGAGCCGCCGGCGACTAAGGGCTACACCCCCACCGTCTTCGCCGAGCTGCCTCGCCTGCTCGAGCGCGCAGGCCCCGGCGCACCTGGCAAGGGCATGATCACTGGGCTGTTCACGGTCCTCGTCGACGGCGACGACCATAACGAGCCCGTCGCCGACGCGGTGCGCGGCATCCTCGACGGCCACGTCGTGATGCGCCGCGCGATCGCCGAGCGCGGCCGTTATCCGGCGATCGACGTCCTCAAATCGGTCTCGCGTACCCTGCCCCATTGCATGGACGACCAGCAGAACACCACGCGCCTCGCCGCGCGGAAGCTGCTGTCGACCTATGCCGACATGGAGGAAATGGTCCGCCTCGGCGCGTACAAGGCCGGATCGTCTGAAGAAGTCGACGCCGCGGTCGCGCTCGCGCCGCAGATCGAAAAACTCATCAACCAGGGCAAGCACGACCCGGGCAATGCCGATATCGACTTCGCTGCGCTGGCAGAGATCGTCGGCACCGCCGCGCCGCTCGAAGAACCGCTCGGGATCGCCGCATGA
- a CDS encoding flagellar biosynthesis repressor FlbT, with product MLRITLRDGEKAIVNGAVLRAVGRTQIAVENQVSILRGREVMQPEEATTPARQLYFAAMLAYIDPANRNQHQDAIVTLVGSLVATLTTAEARTACIAFAHDMAQGDYYKALTAARELIGFENVATEAQAA from the coding sequence ATGCTCCGCATCACGCTTCGCGACGGCGAGAAGGCGATCGTCAACGGCGCCGTCCTGCGCGCGGTCGGCCGCACCCAGATCGCGGTCGAGAACCAGGTATCGATCCTGCGCGGCCGCGAGGTCATGCAGCCCGAGGAAGCCACCACCCCGGCGCGCCAGCTCTATTTCGCCGCGATGCTCGCATACATCGATCCGGCCAACCGCAACCAGCATCAGGACGCTATCGTCACGCTGGTCGGCAGCCTCGTCGCCACGCTCACCACGGCCGAGGCGCGCACCGCGTGCATCGCCTTCGCGCACGACATGGCGCAGGGCGATTACTACAAGGCGCTCACCGCCGCGCGCGAGCTGATCGGTTTCGAGAACGTCGCGACCGAAGCCCAGGCCGCGTAA
- a CDS encoding glycoside hydrolase family protein, whose protein sequence is MPPGAPETPAIDPARAYLFAHMTKERYGVLYYSVSLDGLHWKRINAGKPVSEDYHGHASIAQGPDKRYYLVGNKSDDDPLIRFWVSDDLVRWAPHGTYRPDLENIPNHAKALQRIGAPKLMFDKPSKAFLLTWHTPTVPGSKEDPESYWASQRTLYVTGADLTKLPVKPKRLLAWNMATIDTVVQPNPAGGYCAVVKDERYPSFDWITGKTIRISCAAKLLGPYPQPGPPLSPNFREAPTLVRAPVSNDWLLYYEQYAGTSYGVSRAKRLEGPWFQLSGNSGVPEWNRYSMPAGTRHGSMIEISRKQYDAIVAAFPGEIE, encoded by the coding sequence GTGCCGCCCGGCGCGCCCGAGACCCCGGCAATCGATCCGGCCCGCGCCTATCTCTTCGCCCACATGACCAAGGAGCGCTACGGCGTCCTGTACTACTCGGTCAGCCTCGACGGCCTCCATTGGAAGCGCATCAACGCCGGCAAGCCGGTCTCCGAGGACTATCACGGCCATGCCTCGATCGCGCAGGGGCCCGACAAGCGCTATTATCTGGTTGGCAACAAGAGCGACGACGATCCGCTGATCCGCTTCTGGGTCTCGGACGATCTGGTCCGCTGGGCGCCGCACGGCACCTACCGGCCCGATCTTGAGAACATTCCCAACCACGCCAAGGCGCTCCAGCGGATCGGCGCGCCCAAGCTGATGTTCGACAAGCCGTCCAAGGCGTTTCTGCTCACCTGGCACACGCCGACGGTGCCCGGCTCGAAAGAGGATCCCGAAAGCTATTGGGCCAGCCAGCGCACGCTCTACGTCACCGGCGCGGACCTCACCAAGCTGCCCGTCAAGCCCAAGCGCCTGCTCGCCTGGAACATGGCGACGATCGACACGGTGGTGCAGCCCAATCCGGCAGGCGGCTATTGCGCAGTGGTCAAGGACGAGCGCTATCCCTCGTTCGACTGGATCACCGGCAAGACGATCCGGATCAGCTGCGCGGCGAAGCTGCTCGGCCCCTATCCGCAGCCCGGCCCGCCGCTCAGCCCCAATTTCCGCGAGGCGCCCACTTTGGTCCGCGCGCCGGTGAGCAACGACTGGCTGCTCTATTACGAGCAATATGCCGGCACGAGCTACGGCGTGTCGCGCGCCAAGCGGCTCGAAGGGCCGTGGTTCCAGTTATCGGGCAATAGCGGCGTGCCCGAATGGAACCGCTATTCGATGCCCGCAGGCACGCGCCACGGATCGATGATCGAAATCAGCCGCAAGCAGTACGACGCCATCGTCGCGGCATTTCCGGGAGAAATCGAGTGA
- a CDS encoding glycoside hydrolase family 43 protein has translation MSKVQALRRGLAIAACAIVLGGSADGGQEFTNPLLPSGPDPWILRDGQDYYYLNTLGNRIAIRKTRDLGKLADAPEVTVWRAPKTGPNAQSVWAPELHRIDGKWYIYYTAAAAGHDDDAHRGIFVLENSGPDPLGGEWVDRGQLKTARTGIDGTTFVFGGKRYFVYSPYVRSESDLAIVAMSNPWTLKGPETIIARPDQEWERQGGRQILEGPEYLPGPKGELHLSYSGSACWSDDYAIGLLSAPAGANPLDPKVWTKAPGPALAKSPAHGVFAPGHNGFFTTPSGDHWIVYHANPAADMKCTAKRAPRIRRVTFDTNGKPIFGDPVAKGILR, from the coding sequence GTGAGCAAGGTACAGGCGCTGCGGCGCGGGCTCGCGATTGCGGCGTGCGCGATCGTGCTTGGCGGTTCGGCGGATGGCGGCCAAGAATTCACCAATCCGCTGCTCCCCTCGGGCCCCGATCCGTGGATCCTGCGCGACGGACAGGACTATTATTACCTCAACACGCTCGGCAATCGCATCGCGATCCGCAAGACCCGCGATCTGGGCAAGCTTGCCGACGCGCCCGAAGTCACCGTGTGGCGCGCGCCCAAGACAGGCCCCAACGCCCAATCGGTCTGGGCGCCCGAACTGCACCGCATCGACGGCAAATGGTATATCTACTACACTGCCGCCGCCGCCGGGCATGACGACGACGCCCATCGCGGTATCTTCGTGCTCGAGAATAGCGGCCCCGATCCGCTGGGCGGGGAGTGGGTCGACCGCGGCCAGCTCAAGACCGCACGCACCGGGATCGACGGCACCACCTTCGTCTTCGGCGGCAAGCGCTATTTCGTCTATTCGCCCTATGTCCGGTCGGAGAGTGACCTCGCGATCGTCGCAATGTCGAATCCCTGGACCTTGAAGGGTCCGGAAACGATCATCGCACGGCCTGACCAGGAATGGGAGCGCCAGGGCGGGCGGCAGATCCTCGAGGGCCCCGAATATCTGCCCGGACCCAAGGGCGAGCTGCACCTGAGCTATTCGGGCAGCGCCTGCTGGTCGGACGATTACGCGATCGGGCTGCTCAGCGCCCCCGCCGGCGCCAATCCGCTCGATCCCAAAGTGTGGACCAAGGCGCCCGGGCCGGCGCTCGCCAAGTCACCTGCGCACGGCGTATTCGCACCGGGCCATAACGGCTTCTTCACCACGCCCAGCGGCGATCACTGGATCGTCTACCACGCCAATCCCGCGGCCGACATGAAGTGCACCGCCAAGCGCGCGCCGCGCATCCGCCGCGTGACGTTCGACACCAACGGCAAGCCGATATTCGGCGATCCGGTGGCCAAGGGTATCCTGCGCTGA